GATCTCCCGTTCCCTCGGGGTGAGGACGGCGAGCCGTCCCCCGGCCGCGCCCTCCGGAGGGGCGGGACGGGTGCGGTCGGCCAGATCGACCAGCATCCGGGCGCCTCCCTCGACGGCCAGCCGCCGGCCTCTGCGCCACTGGGCGGCGGCCCGGGTGCCGTCGCCCGCCGCGTGGGTCTGCGGCGCGGCGAGGAGGAGGCTGTGGGCCTCCCGCAGGACAGCCCCCGAGCGGGCGCTCTCCCGTGCCGCGTCGGTGAACGCCCGTGCGGCGGAGGCCGATTCGCCGCGCCGGGCCAGGACCTGCCCCCAGGCGCGCAGTGCCGCGGCACGCTGGACGGGCAGCCCGAGCGGCTCCGCCTCGGCGAGGGCCCGGCGCGCGACCCGCTCGGCCTCCGCCGGGTCCCCGGTGGCGAGGGCGGCGCCCACGAGCAGTTCGAGATATCCGGGGCGCAGCGAGGGCTGGAGCCGGGAGAGGTTCCGGTCGCCGCCCGCCCGCACGAGCACCTCGCGCACCCGGTGCGGGTCCATGGGGAGCGGCAGGGCGTAGCCGAGCAGGGACCGGGTCTGGGTGGCCCACCACCCCTCGGCGGTCCCCACCGTGGCCGCTGCCTCCTCGGCGGCGGCCGACGGCTCGGGGTCGCCCAGGGGCCGGGCGTGGAGGAGGACGACGGCCCGCATCGCCCCGCTGAAGCCGACGAGTTCGGCACCGCCCAAGGCGCGGGCGACGGCGAGCGACTCCTCGGCCAGGTCGAGCGCGGGACCGACCCTGCCGGTGAGGAAGTGGACGTACGCCGAGCAGAGCAGCAGTTGCGAGAGCGCGAAGGGCCGTCCGGCGCGCCGGGCCATCCCGATGCCGCGGGTGGCGTGGCGCTCGGCCTTCCCGTACTCCTCCAGGAAGACCTCGGTCCAGCCGAGGCGCACCAATGACTCCGGGTGGGCGGCCAGTTCGCCGTCGGTGAAGGTGTCGGTGAGCGCCGCCGCCTCCGCCGCGTGGCCGCGTGCCGCGGCGGTCTCGCCCTCGTACACCTCACCGAGCGCGGCCAGCGTGAGGACTTCCGCCGTGCCCGGCTCGTCGCGCCGTCGCCGGGCCTCTTCGAGGGTCCGGGCGACGACGGGACGGACCTCGGGGTAGCGGGCGGCGAAGAGGGCCCGGCAGCCCCACTCGACGACGAGCCAGGTCCGCAGGTCGGGGCGGGGTCCGGGGGTGCGCTCCAGCTCGCGGCGGAGCAGTGCGTCCGCCTCCGGGTAGCGGCCGAGATGACGCTCCATGAAGGCGCAGAGCAGGACGGCGGAGGTCCGCAGCTCGGCCGTGTCCGGCGCGCGGCAGGTGTCGATGAGGTGGTGGAGGAGGTCCCGGCTCTCCGCCACCCGGCCGGCGGACCCGAGGGCCTCGGCCCGTCGGAGCGTCAGGTCGCGCCAGGTGGCGCGGTGCCCGGGGGTGTCGGGAAGCAGAGCGAGGACCGCGCCCAGCCAGTCGGCGGCGCGCGCGGGGTCGGCCACGCCGATCCGCTCGGCGGCCTCGACCAGTTCGGCGGCGACATCCGGGTCCCAGGCCGTCACGGCGCGGACCAGGTGCGGAGCACGTTCGGTCACGGGTGCCCCGGCGGCGGCGAGCGCGTCGGCCGCCCGCCGGTGCAGTTCGCGGCGGCGCCAGGGGTCGAGCGTGCCCCGGAGGAGTTCGGGCAGGGCGGGGTGGCGCAGCACGAGGATCCGTCCGTCCTCGTCGGGCCGGACGAGGTCGCGGTGGGCCAGCTCCCGCAGGACCCCGTCCAGGGCCAGGGGGTCCGTCGCGCGGAGGCGGTGCGTCGGGTGCGGGGCGCTCCGGTGCGGGGTGTCGGTCGGGTGCGGAGAGGACGGCGGGTGCGGGGAGGCCGTCGGGTGCGGGGCTGTCGGGTGCGGGCCGGTGGGGGGCATGGCCGCGGTGGCGGCGAGCAGTTCGGCGGTGGCGCGGCCGTCGAGTACGGCGAGCGCCTCGACGACCGCCCGCTGCGCGCTGTCGAGCGGGGCGAGTTCGTCCAGCACGACCGCGACGGGCCCGGTGCCGGGCGCCCCTCCCCCGCGGGTGCGCGCGTGGGCCAGGGCGCGGTGGTAGAGCGGGTTGCCGAGGCCGGCTGCGTGGATCTCGCGGGCGAGGCCGGGCGGCAGTCCGGGGACGAGCCGTTCGGCGCAGTCGTCCGGGGTCAGGGGCCCGAGGGCGACCCGGGCGAGGTCGCCCGAGTCGGCGGCACGGGCGAGGACGGCGGCGAGCGCGGGAGCGGTCTGACGCTCGCGGCGGGCGAGGACGAGCAGGACGGGCGCCCGGAACGGATGCCGGAGGAGATGGTCGACGAGCGCCACGGAGGCGGGGTCGGCGACGTGGAAGTCGTCGAGGGCGAGGACGAGCACGGGTCCGTCCGCCGGAACGCGTCCGAGCGCCGACGCGATGCGCCGCACCTGGCCGGCGTCACCGCCACCGGACCGCACGGTCCCCGCCCCGGACGCCCCGCCGGAGGCGTGGAGGTCGTCCGGGGCAGCGCCCACGCCGTCCGCAGGGTCCGTCCGCGCCGATGTGCCGCCCGGAGCGACCGCGGGGATCGGCGTCGTCGAGCCGGTCGTGGGCGCCGTAGCGGCTGCGGAACCCGCCCCGCCGTCCGCGCCGGGCGCCTGTGGCGGCTCGACGAGTTCCGCGAGGGCGGACAGGGCCGGGGAGAGCACGCGATCGTGAGGGTCCAGGTCGGCGAAGGCGTCCGCGAAGGCCTGGAAGGCCGGGCTCGGTTCCCGGCCGACGGGGGCGGCGGTGCGGCCGGATCCTGCGGGGAGGACGGACACCGCAGCGCCGACGGGGACGGCTGAGGCGGTGGGTCCTGCGCGGCCGCGCAGGACCGTCGCCCCGTGCCGCCGCGCCCGCGCCGCGAACTCGGCGAGGAGCCGGGACTTGCCGATGCCCGGCTCGCCCACGACCTCCACGACCAGCGGACCCGTGCCTTCGGCACGGTGGCGCAGGGGCACGTCGAGCCGGTCCAGTTCGCGGGTCCGTCCGACGAAGGGCGACCGCCCGACGAGGGGCGCCCGCCCGGCACTCGCCGGATCCGCGAAAGTGTCCACGTGCCGTCCCCCTCGTGCGGTCGTCCTCTTCCCCGCTCCCAGTTGTACGGCACGCCGCCGACATCGGTGTGTCAGCCGGTGGACAAGGGCCTTGAAGGCATGGGTCCTCCCGGGGCCGCTCAGGGGCTCCCGGGAGCTCCCGGGTCGGTCAGGGGTGCATCCGGGCGCCCTTGAGCACCTTGTCGACGGCGTTTCGCGGCCCGTACACCGCGAGGCCCGCCAGATCCAGCCCGTCGGTCCCGACGGCCCGTACGGCCGCTCGGTTGTCGCGGTCGTTGCCGGTGGTGAACAGCTCGGTGGTGAACACCGCCCGCGGGAGAGCGCGGGAGAGCGCACGTGCGTGCGCCGCCTTCACGGTCTCCCCCGTCCCCTCGAAGACGAGCACGGGCTGCCGGAACATCGGCAGGTACGGGGTGCCGTCGGCGTCCGCGTACGGTTCGCCGATCACCTCGGGCAGCTCCGAGCCGAGGCCGCTGACCAGGAACGCGGTGACGTTCAGGCGCTGCCAGGTCTCCAGGTCCTCCCGCAGGAGTACGGCGATCTTGGTGTCGAAGCGGACGGGGGCGGTGTCGGTGGTCGTCATGGTCCGAGACTGCCGTCCGGCCCTCGGTGCCGTCTTGTACATTCCTTGCATGGTGGCAGGTCAGCGGGTTTCGGCATGGCGCCCGCACGTGCCGGGAGTCGTGGAGGTCTTCCACGCCCACTTCACCGCGCACGCGTACCCGATGCACGTCCACGACGTGTGGACCCTGCTCATCGTCGACGACGGGGCCGTCCGCTACGACCTCGAACGGCGTCGGCACGGCACTCCGGGCGACACGGTGTCGCTGCTCCCGCCGCAGGTGCCGCACAACGGCTCGCCGGCGACCCCGCAGGGCTTCCGCAAGCGGGTCCTCTACCTGGATCTGACCCAGCTGGACGAGAGCTTCATCGGAGCCGCGGTGGACGGGCCCGATCTCGTCGATCCCCTGCTGCGGCGTCGCGTCGGTCAGCTGCACGCGGCGCTCGCGGACCGGGGCGGCGAGCTGGAGGCGCAGAGCCGGCTCGCCCTGATCCGCGAACGGCTCCGCGCCCACCTGCGGCCCCAGGCGATGGCACGCGTGCGACCCGCCGACCCCGGGGTGGCCCACCGGCTCCGCGAGCTCCTCGACGCCCGGCTGCTCGACGGGGTGACCCTGGAGGAGGCCGCGCGGCTCCTGCACGCCCATCCCACCCATCTGGTACGTGCGTTCAGCGGTGCCTTCGGTATCGCCCCGCACCAGTACCTCACCGCGCGCCGGCTCGACCGGGCCCGTCGGCTGCTGCTGGACGGACTGCCGCCGGGGGAGGTGGCGACGGCGACCGGCTTCTACGACCAGTCGCATCTGAGCCGCTCGTTCAAACGGCTCGTCGGCACGACCCCGGGGCGCTTCGCCCGGAGGCCTTCCGGGAACGTCTCCACCCCAGCGCTCGTTATACCCCCCACGGGTATGACGAGGAGACATGATGACCGTGAGAAGACTGACCGCGCTCACCCCCGAGCAGGCACCGGGCCGGGCGGGTGAGCTGCTGACCGACATCGCCCGACGGCACGGATCCGTCGGCGAGATGGTGTCGACGATGGCGCACTCACCGGCATTGCTGGACGGCTATCTGAACCTCTCCCGGGCGATGAAGCGGGTGAAGATCCCCCGCGCCCTGAGCGAGAAGCTGTCCCTCGCCGTGCAGGAGTGGATCGGCTGCGGCACCTGCGCCGAGGCGCACCGCGCGGCCGGCCGGGCGGCGGGCCTGAGCGAGACGGACATCGAACTGGCCCGCCAGGGCACGTCCACCGACCCGCGCGAGGCCGCCCTGATCGGCCTGGCCCTCCGGGTCCTGGCCGAACCGGGGTCCCTGTCGGACGAGGACGTGACCGAGGTACGGGCACACGGCTGGAGCGACCGGGTGATCGCGGAGGTGGTCGGCGTGGTCACCCTCAACCTCCTGACCGGAGCGTTCAACCTCCTGGCGGGCATCCAGCCGGACACCGAGGCCGGAGCCCGCACCTGAGCCACGGGGTCGCGTCCCCGTGGGGACGCGACCGCCGCGCCTGTCCGGGCGTGGGTGTGTCCGGGCGGGCGGGGACGTCCGGGGGCGCGCGGGGACGTCCGGCAATGGGGATGCGGGAAGGGGGTGTTCGCGGCTCAGGAAGGGGTGTTCCCACGGTCCGAGTCGCTGCGGAGGACGCAGAACTCGTTGCCCTCCGGGTCGGTGAGGACCGCCCAGCCCGAGCCGTCGGGGTTGCGGTGGTCGCCGGCCAGGGCGGCGCCGAGGGCCAGGAGGCGCTCGATCTCCTCCTCGCGCGAGGTCGTCGGGCGCAGGCACAGGTGGAGGCGGTTCTTGAGCGTCTTCCGCTCCGGGACCTCGGCGAAGTAGAGCACCGGGCCGTCCTTGAGGATCACCTGCGTCTCCGGGTCGCCCGGGCCGCTCCCGGGATCCAGCGGGCTGCCGGTCACCTCGCTCCAGAACCGCGCCAGCCCATAGGCGTCCGCACAGTCGATCGCCACGTTCTGCACCACTGCATACATGCGGCTCAGCCTGCCGGAGGAGCGGACGGAACGCCACCATGATCCCGGCGGGGGCGGCGGGGCGGGGGACCCACGCCGCGAGCCCGGCCTGGTCGACAAGACCCCCTAGTGCTCTGACCGGATCGGTTCGCCGGGTTTCTGTTCGCGTCGGGGCTGGGGCCGGTTGGATGGGCGTCGCAGCCGATCCAAGTTGGCGCAACGCCAACGCCCGCCACCCGGACGTCCTGGCAGCCCAGCGCAAGGAACGCGCCCGCATCCGCAGCGAGAAGGCCACCCGATGGGGCGGACGCCCTTGGTGCGGCGTGAACGGTCGTCCGGCAAAGCCGGGCCGGTCAGACTGACGAGGTCATCTCCGTCGGGCCATAGAGGGCCGCGGTCTCACCGGTGATCAGAGCCCAGTATCGGTCGCCGAAGGACCAGTGCCACCACTCGGTGGGGTAGTTCACCAGCCCCGCGGCGGTGAGCACGGAACCCAGCAGTTTCCGGTTGGCGCGGGCCTCCGTGCCGATGTTGGCGGCGTGGGTGTAGCAGGCACCCTCGCTCTCCTCGGGGTCCGCGTTCATCCGGGTGCCCAGGTCCAGCTCGCCCCCCTCTGCATCGGCCAGGGTGAGGTCGACGGCCGCGCCGGCGCTGTGCGGAGCGACGTCGGGCGGTGATACGTACCGACTCGCCGCCGAGTGGATCTGCTCGGCGGACCAATCGGCATGGACGGCCCGCAGCTGGCTGGCGTACTCCTCGAAGTACGCGCGCTGGAGCGAGGGTGGCCGGTATCCCTCAACGAACAGCAGTCGCAAGCCCTGCGGGAGCAGCGCCTGGGCCTTCATCAGCCGCTCCAGTACACCGATCCGCAGGTATGCGAAGGCATCTACCGGATCCCGCTTGCGCGAGTCGACCAGCAACCAGCCGTCCCGGCGGACGTCTACGAGACGTTCGCCGCACTCCGCGACGGGTATAGCGGCAACGTTCGGATCTGACATCAAGACGATCTCACTCATGACGCGATCATCTCGCAGGACTCACCCGGTGAACCTTCCCGGTCACAGCACTAGGGCCTGTCGTCAAACTCCCGTCGTCGCCCGGAGGGCGGCCCCGCGGCGTCTGGTGCGTGCTCTCGGTGTGCCGGGAGGAAGCCCTCGTACTGGACGTACTCGGGCTTTCGCCCGGTGCGGCGAGAGTGCGTGCCAGGCGTCGCGGGGCAGACGGGAGTTTGACGACAGGCCCTAGAGGCGTGTCGCGGTGCGGACGAGGTCGGCGACGGCTCTGGACCGGCTGTGCGGTGGCCAGGCGATGACGGTCGTGACGGCCGGTGCGTCCGGCACCGGCACCGTCGCGTGGTCGTCGCGCAGATGGGCTCGGAGGGACTCGGGCACGACCGCGCAGGCCCGTCCGAGCGCGATCAGCTGGAACAGCTGGGTGTGGTCGCGCACCTGCGGGCCAGGTCCGTCCGGACAGCTCCCGTCCCGTCGGGGCCAGCGGGGCAGGGGCAGGCCGGTCAGGGTGGTGACCTCGGCCATGGTCAGATGGGGCCGGTCGGCCAAGGGGTGCCCCGCGGGCAGGACCACGACCTGCTGTTCGGTGTGCAGGTCCTCGGTGTCGAGTCCGGCCGTCGTGTCGAAGGGCCGCTGGAGCAGGGCGACATCGGCCCGCCCGTCGCGCAGCCGCCCCTCCTGCTCGCCGGGACCGCAGAGCATCACCTCGACGGCGACCGCGCCGGGCTCGGCGGCGTAGGCGTCCAGCAGCTTCGACAGCAGTTCGCCGGCCGCTCCGGCCTTCGTGGCCAGTACCACACCGGGCGGCCCGGCGGCCGCACGGCGGGTGCGGCGCTCGGCGGCTTCGACGGCGTCGAGTGCGGCCCGGCCCTCCCGCAGAAGCACCGACCCGGCCTCGGTCAAGGCGACCGCGCGGGCGGTGCGGTGCAGCAGGGCCACTCCGAGCCGCCGCTCGAGCTGCTGGATCGCCCGCGACAGCGGTGGTTGGGCCATGGCGAGCCGCTGCGCCGCCCGCCCGAAGTGCAACTCCTCCGCGACGGCGACGAAGTACCGTAGCTCCCGCGTCTCCACCGCGTCATCGTATCCGGCGCTCACCACGGGCCATATCCGTGCGGTATCGCCGCCCACCCAGTCGGTCTTGGACGTCCCACCCGGGTCCGCACCAGGCTGGACGGCATGAGTGAACAGACGATCGCGCTGGTGACCGGCGCGAACAAGGGAATCGGATACGAGATCGCGGCGGGCCTGGGCGCCCTCGGCTGGCGGGTCGGCGTGGGCGCGCGGGACCGACAGCGCCGTGACGCCGCGGTGGAGAAGCTGCGCGCGGCCGGGACGGACGCGTTCGGCGTTCCGCTCGACGTGGCGGACGACGCGAGTGCGGCCGCCGCGGCCGAGTTGATCGCCGACCGCGCCGGAGGGCTCGACGTCCTGGTCAACAACGCCGGGATCACCGGCGGTTCGCCGCAGACGCCCACCACGGTCGATCCCGCGACCGTTCGCGCCGTCGTGGAAACCAACGTGATCGGGGTCATCCGCGTCACCAACGCGATGCTGCCCCTGCTGCGCGGCTCGGCATCGCCGCGGATCGTGAACATGTCCAGCAGCGTCGGCTCGCTCGTCCTGCAGACCACGCCCGGCATCGACATGGGGCCTGTTCCCGCCGCCTACCTGGCGTCCAAGACCTTCCTCAACGCCGTCACCGTCCAATACGCCAAGGAGCTGAGCGACACCGGCATCCTGATCAACTCCGGCTGCCCCGGCTTCACCGCCACCGACCTCAACGGCTTCCGGGGCGTCCGCACTCCCCGGCAGGGCGCGGCGGTCGCGATCCGCCTCGCGACCCTGCCCGCCGACGGACCGACCGGCGGGTTCTTCGACGACGACGGAACCGTGCCCTGGTAATGGGCCCCCCACTAGGGCCTGTCGTCAAACTCCCGTCGTCGCCCGGAGGGCGGCCCCGCGGCGTCTGGTGCGTGCTCTCGGTGTGCCGGGAGGAAGCCCTCGTACTGGACGTACTCGGGCTTTCGCCCGGTGCGGCGAGAGTGCGTGCCAGGCGTCGCGGGGCAGACGGGAGTTTGACGACAGGCCCTAGGGGGTCTTCTCCCGGGGCGCCACGGTCCGGAGGCCGGACTGCATGTCCGCCTGTCCCGCGGGGACGCCGGCGAGGATCGAGCGGGCGATCAACAGCAGTTCGGTCACCTGATGGCTCGTCAGGGCGTAGTACACGGCCGTACCCTCGCGCCGGGCGACGACCATGCTCGCCCGGCGGAGCACCGCCAACTGCTGGGAGAGGTAGGCCGGTTCCACACCCGTGTCGCGGAGCATCTCGGCGACCCCGTGTTCGCGTTCGCTCAGCAGCTCCAGGACGCGGATACGGACGGGGTGTCCCAGTGTCTTGAAGAACTCGGCCTTCAGTCGGTGGAGGGGCGTGCTCATCGCACCCACCCCGCGCGTCGCGTCGACCCGGCACTCAGCAGCATGCCCCCATCCTCGCGCCTGCCCGGACGGAAACGCACCGGGGACGGGTCAGGGGCCGATCATGGCCGGAACCTGCCAGGGCGGTCCGGCACTTGGGCCGCACACGGACCGTACGAGGGCGGTACGTGAGCGGTACTGGCCCCGCAGGAGGATCAGGTGGTCGGCCAGGCGTCGCTGCGCCAGGCGCGCTGCTCCTCGCCGGCGTCGCGGTGCGCGGCGAGCGCCGCGGCGAGGTCGCGGTGGATCGGCACCGGGGGGCCTTCGCCCGCCGGGACGAGGGAGCCGTCGGCGGGGATCGCGGCCAGTTCGAGGGCGCGGCCGGCGGCCCGCAGCCGCAGCGCCGCCTCCGCGACGGCGAGCTGACCGCCGACGGACCAGCCCCGCAGCCGGGTCAGGTCGAGGACGACGGGCCCCGTGCCCCGCGCCACGGCCCACCCCACGGCCCCGGTGAACCGTCCCACGGCGTCGGCTCCGAGGAACCCGGCCAGGGACAGTACGCCCAGGTCCTGCTGGACGGTGTAGCGCCATTCGATGGTCATGTGCGTCGTCATCCTTCTCGTACGGCGATCACTGCGGAAGCACGGGCTGCGGAAGCACGGGTGGGAGGCAGGACTGCGGGCCGGAGATCTCGGTGAGGATCCTCCGTGCGGCCTGCATCAGCTGGGTGACGTCGCCGCCGGCGAGCGTGTAGACGACGGTGGTTCCTTCACGGGTGGCGGTCACGATCCCGAAGCGGCGGAGCACCGCGAGCTGCTGCGAGAGGGCCGCCGGCTCGATCTCGATCCGCGCGAGCAGTTCCCGTACCGGCGTCG
This sequence is a window from Streptomyces sp. NBC_00691. Protein-coding genes within it:
- a CDS encoding AraC family transcriptional regulator; this encodes MVAGQRVSAWRPHVPGVVEVFHAHFTAHAYPMHVHDVWTLLIVDDGAVRYDLERRRHGTPGDTVSLLPPQVPHNGSPATPQGFRKRVLYLDLTQLDESFIGAAVDGPDLVDPLLRRRVGQLHAALADRGGELEAQSRLALIRERLRAHLRPQAMARVRPADPGVAHRLRELLDARLLDGVTLEEAARLLHAHPTHLVRAFSGAFGIAPHQYLTARRLDRARRLLLDGLPPGEVATATGFYDQSHLSRSFKRLVGTTPGRFARRPSGNVSTPALVIPPTGMTRRHDDREKTDRAHPRAGTGPGG
- a CDS encoding ArsR/SmtB family transcription factor, which encodes MSTPLHRLKAEFFKTLGHPVRIRVLELLSEREHGVAEMLRDTGVEPAYLSQQLAVLRRASMVVARREGTAVYYALTSHQVTELLLIARSILAGVPAGQADMQSGLRTVAPREKTP
- a CDS encoding LysR family transcriptional regulator: METRELRYFVAVAEELHFGRAAQRLAMAQPPLSRAIQQLERRLGVALLHRTARAVALTEAGSVLLREGRAALDAVEAAERRTRRAAAGPPGVVLATKAGAAGELLSKLLDAYAAEPGAVAVEVMLCGPGEQEGRLRDGRADVALLQRPFDTTAGLDTEDLHTEQQVVVLPAGHPLADRPHLTMAEVTTLTGLPLPRWPRRDGSCPDGPGPQVRDHTQLFQLIALGRACAVVPESLRAHLRDDHATVPVPDAPAVTTVIAWPPHSRSRAVADLVRTATRL
- a CDS encoding ArsR/SmtB family transcription factor, whose translation is MPVPLHQAKAELFRMLGHPVRVRVLELLQHGPTPVRELLARIEIEPAALSQQLAVLRRFGIVTATREGTTVVYTLAGGDVTQLMQAARRILTEISGPQSCLPPVLPQPVLPQ
- a CDS encoding SDR family NAD(P)-dependent oxidoreductase — encoded protein: MSEQTIALVTGANKGIGYEIAAGLGALGWRVGVGARDRQRRDAAVEKLRAAGTDAFGVPLDVADDASAAAAAELIADRAGGLDVLVNNAGITGGSPQTPTTVDPATVRAVVETNVIGVIRVTNAMLPLLRGSASPRIVNMSSSVGSLVLQTTPGIDMGPVPAAYLASKTFLNAVTVQYAKELSDTGILINSGCPGFTATDLNGFRGVRTPRQGAAVAIRLATLPADGPTGGFFDDDGTVPW
- a CDS encoding anti-sigma factor antagonist, whose protein sequence is MTIEWRYTVQQDLGVLSLAGFLGADAVGRFTGAVGWAVARGTGPVVLDLTRLRGWSVGGQLAVAEAALRLRAAGRALELAAIPADGSLVPAGEGPPVPIHRDLAAALAAHRDAGEEQRAWRSDAWPTT
- a CDS encoding M15 family metallopeptidase, giving the protein MSEIVLMSDPNVAAIPVAECGERLVDVRRDGWLLVDSRKRDPVDAFAYLRIGVLERLMKAQALLPQGLRLLFVEGYRPPSLQRAYFEEYASQLRAVHADWSAEQIHSAASRYVSPPDVAPHSAGAAVDLTLADAEGGELDLGTRMNADPEESEGACYTHAANIGTEARANRKLLGSVLTAAGLVNYPTEWWHWSFGDRYWALITGETAALYGPTEMTSSV
- a CDS encoding DUF2000 domain-containing protein, which translates into the protein MTTTDTAPVRFDTKIAVLLREDLETWQRLNVTAFLVSGLGSELPEVIGEPYADADGTPYLPMFRQPVLVFEGTGETVKAAHARALSRALPRAVFTTELFTTGNDRDNRAAVRAVGTDGLDLAGLAVYGPRNAVDKVLKGARMHP
- a CDS encoding VOC family protein, translating into MYAVVQNVAIDCADAYGLARFWSEVTGSPLDPGSGPGDPETQVILKDGPVLYFAEVPERKTLKNRLHLCLRPTTSREEEIERLLALGAALAGDHRNPDGSGWAVLTDPEGNEFCVLRSDSDRGNTPS
- a CDS encoding carboxymuconolactone decarboxylase family protein; translation: MRRLTALTPEQAPGRAGELLTDIARRHGSVGEMVSTMAHSPALLDGYLNLSRAMKRVKIPRALSEKLSLAVQEWIGCGTCAEAHRAAGRAAGLSETDIELARQGTSTDPREAALIGLALRVLAEPGSLSDEDVTEVRAHGWSDRVIAEVVGVVTLNLLTGAFNLLAGIQPDTEAGART
- a CDS encoding helix-turn-helix transcriptional regulator, which gives rise to MDTFADPASAGRAPLVGRSPFVGRTRELDRLDVPLRHRAEGTGPLVVEVVGEPGIGKSRLLAEFAARARRHGATVLRGRAGPTASAVPVGAAVSVLPAGSGRTAAPVGREPSPAFQAFADAFADLDPHDRVLSPALSALAELVEPPQAPGADGGAGSAAATAPTTGSTTPIPAVAPGGTSARTDPADGVGAAPDDLHASGGASGAGTVRSGGGDAGQVRRIASALGRVPADGPVLVLALDDFHVADPASVALVDHLLRHPFRAPVLLVLARRERQTAPALAAVLARAADSGDLARVALGPLTPDDCAERLVPGLPPGLAREIHAAGLGNPLYHRALAHARTRGGGAPGTGPVAVVLDELAPLDSAQRAVVEALAVLDGRATAELLAATAAMPPTGPHPTAPHPTASPHPPSSPHPTDTPHRSAPHPTHRLRATDPLALDGVLRELAHRDLVRPDEDGRILVLRHPALPELLRGTLDPWRRRELHRRAADALAAAGAPVTERAPHLVRAVTAWDPDVAAELVEAAERIGVADPARAADWLGAVLALLPDTPGHRATWRDLTLRRAEALGSAGRVAESRDLLHHLIDTCRAPDTAELRTSAVLLCAFMERHLGRYPEADALLRRELERTPGPRPDLRTWLVVEWGCRALFAARYPEVRPVVARTLEEARRRRDEPGTAEVLTLAALGEVYEGETAAARGHAAEAAALTDTFTDGELAAHPESLVRLGWTEVFLEEYGKAERHATRGIGMARRAGRPFALSQLLLCSAYVHFLTGRVGPALDLAEESLAVARALGGAELVGFSGAMRAVVLLHARPLGDPEPSAAAEEAAATVGTAEGWWATQTRSLLGYALPLPMDPHRVREVLVRAGGDRNLSRLQPSLRPGYLELLVGAALATGDPAEAERVARRALAEAEPLGLPVQRAAALRAWGQVLARRGESASAARAFTDAARESARSGAVLREAHSLLLAAPQTHAAGDGTRAAAQWRRGRRLAVEGGARMLVDLADRTRPAPPEGAAGGRLAVLTPREREISVLVAEGLTNQAVADRLCLSPRTVESHVARVYRKTGVETRAALASLVVRDGVGEGHLSRG